The candidate division KSB1 bacterium genome segment AATCCACAAAAGGATCGGGACACTTCTGCTATTCGCTCAATCAAATCCTTGTCAATTGTCAAAAAATCGAACAAGACCCGGATACCATCGCTAAGTTCGCTGAGGCCTTGGGCATAGTACCAGAAAAAAAATATCGCTCTCAAGCACTCATTCAATTGCAGACTGATGAACAGCTTATCGGAGTGGTATTGCTGTATTGCGACAAAAGAAATGCGTTCACGCGGTACCATGTGAGCGTTTTTCGAGAAATTTCAGGTCAGATCGCTGTTGCCTTCATGAAATCCCGTTTGCTCCAGCGTTATCAGCAGTCGCTGACCAATTTATCCTATTTAGCGCGAATCAATGAATTTCTCACCAGTTCGCTGGAATTAGATGACGTCTTGAAACAGTTAGTTGAATCGTCCCAACAGATCATGCAGGCGAAGATCTGTACCATTCACTTACTCAATGATCAAAAATCCATCCAGTTGTACACTCGTCACGCGGATCATCGCAACTCCGAGATGCTGGACTGTTTTCGACCGCAAATTCAGCAAATCATCACCACAAAACGGCCTCTTGTGGTCGAGAATCTGGACTATCATAACATTCAGTTTTTCAAAAATAGGCTTTTGATCCAACAAATGAATTTGAAATCGATGATCATTTTGCCAGTTGTCGTCGACGGGATGACCATTGCGTTGCTCTCAGTTTTTTTGGACAAGGTCCATTATTTCAGTGAGCATGAGATCGAACTGCTTTCAATGTTGGCTGATCAAGCAGCTATAGCCATGAAAAATGCTGCGTTGTATCGACAGGTGCAGGATACGAAAAATTTTCTGGAGAGCATCATTCACAGTTCAACTCATATAATTGTAGCGACCGATCTGGAAGGAAAAATTACCTTTTTCAACCGCAGCGCTTGCCGAAAGACTGGCTATACCAGTGAAGAAGCTCTCAATTTGCCGTTTTTCGACCGATTTATCAAAAATGGAGCTGCGATCTTTGAGGGGCTTAAACAACAACTGTTCCGTCTCAATCGCAACCAGTGGTTTGAATGTGATATGTTTCAAAAGGATGGAAAATATTTTCGGATTGCTTGGTCATTCTCTGCATTGGTCGATCATAATCAGCATATTATCGGGAGCATTGGAATTGGTCGGGAATTACCAGCGCCACAAATCGGGCCGAAGCATTTCGGAGTTATCACTAGCACCAATGAGGTGGTTAAGATAAACTAGCTTTTGCATCTATAACCATAAGGTTAACAGATTTTGAGATTTGATTTCGAGAGATACTTTGAGAGATGAATCCAACATCGGGGCTTGCAACTTGTCCGAATTAGAACTGACAAAATCCACTCAGCTTGATGCGCTGGTTCAAGTGATGGATGCTATCCATCGAGGCGATGATATTATTGCCATTCTTGCGATGGCAACTGAGCAAATTTTTCGAAGCATCAATTGCGACTTTGTGAATGTTTTGTTTCATAATCCATCCGCAAAACATTTTTATCTTCATCGATGCCTTAGCCCGCAAAATTCAGCCGCAGATGACTTGATTATCATCCCCTATCATGAGACATCGATTACCGACATCGTTCGGTCGCACAGGAGTGTGATTCGAGAGGACTTATCTCAGCGAGGAAACATGACGCCTGGGGACTTGAGGTTCATTGCCCAGGACATAAAATCCGATCTTTCGGTACCGATTATTTCGAATAACCAAGTGCAAGCCATCTTACATTTGAGCAGTTACCAAGCTCACTTTTTCACAGAACAATCAGAATATCAGGCTGAGCAATTTGCAAAGCTAATTGCGCTTGCTTTTGAACGAACAGATTTGATAGAGCGATTAAATCGCCATCAATCAAATTTTTTACTCTGGAAAAATAAATTCAACCGATTATTCGAAAACATCAGCCAACCAGTAGTGCTGGTTCGAAGTGACGATGACTTAATCTGCGCCTGCAATCTTCCATTTCAACAAGTTTCTGGCTACACTGCTGAACAATTGAATGGGATGCGATTGTCGAGCCTCCATCCTGAACATGGTGAGACAATTTTATCGAGATTGGATAAATTTTCTCCGCAAGTTGCTTGCTCAGAGCTCGGTGTTTTGAAACTCGTGCGAAGCGACGGTCAGCAGGTTTTGACAAAGGTTCGTCTGGTTGCAGTTGCGGGCAATCAACGCCGCTTCGTTTTAGCGATCTATGATCCGCTTTTCAATAACGGGCCCATTCGAAGGCAACGGAACGGAATGCTGGGGAATGAATCCAGCGAGGGCACTTTGTTGCTCTCCAGCTTCGGAAAATTGATAATGCTGTCTGAGCAATCGCTAAGCTTGGACCAATTAATTCAATCTGCCCTATTGATCCTGAAAACAGACGTGACATTCGATTATGCTCAAATCTGCTTGTTTAGTTCTGACAAACCTACCTTAGAAACCTATACGATGATTTCGGAAGCCTGTCGACAATTATCTAACCATGCCGATTGGATGATCGTCGAAGCGGGTGAGTTTTACTGGTATAATGTCGCACATCAGCCCAGAAGCGCTGAACCGAGCGAGGTTATTGTGCCCAAACTCCGATCTAAAGTCGCAGCGGCGCTTGAGAGAGGCACTCGGGTTCTTGGAACGTTGTTAGTGGGAAGTTTAAAGCCGGAACAGTATCACGAGGAGCAGGTTGAAATTGTTAATCAGCTCGCAGGGCCAATAGCGTGGCTTATTGATAATGCTCAATCCGCTCCTGAAAACGATAAGCAAAAACGCATCGAGCAAGCCAAGTCCAAGCTCGACAGTTTAGTGAGCCAGGATGATGGTATTGAACAGCATCTCCGCGCCCTGGCAAAACTAAGTGCCGATTTGCTCGATGCGAAATTAGCATCAATCCATTTCATTGAATCGCAATTTGCGATCCCCGACGTTATACTCAGCGATGCCCAATGCTGTTCTGCGGCAATCGCAAGTTTCGAGAGAAAGTGCGTTTTCCCAAGGACTCTGGCAAAATCAGAATGGTATGTAATTGAAACCATTCCGAACGAGACGTTGGATTGTTCAGATGTTTTGACCCCGGATTATGTTTCTTATCTCTCGATTCCATTGAAAAGCAAAGGGAAAACAATTGCCATCTTGACCAATTATTCTAATAAGCTCTATCTTGATTCATCCGATACCACGCTTAATATAGCAGTGATCAGCAGCGTTGCTGGCGATGTTCTCCGACAGTTACGATTCGATCAACAGATTGCGCAGCGCCTGGACCATCTGGAGCGTGCGGTTGAATGGGCCGCGGATACGATCGACAATTTCGCCAATGATCTGAGAGCGCCTGTTAGCTCGATTCAGGCATTGGTCACAGCTGCTCTCGAGCATCTCGAACAAAGGGATGCACCACAAATATCGAATTATTTACAACTGATAAAAACTCGTTCGCGCTATTTGCAACTCTATATCGATGCCTTGGCCAAATTTGCTGATTTCGATCTGGCAGTTCCAAGGCAAAGCCTAACCAGCACCCAAGAGCTCATTGCAGAAGTCATCCAAAGATTTCAGCAAACGATTGAGCAACGAAAAATTAAATTGAAAATCGATCAAGAGCTACCAGCGATTCGAGGAGACCGCCAATTGATGTTCCAACTTTTTAGTCAATTGATCGACTGTACAATCGAACAATTAACGGATCGAGAGGTGCGACCCTCCATTGAGATCACCTACAAATCTGGTCGCGGCGAAGGATTTTTTGTCATCCGAAATAATGGGCCAGTGATTCAAAATGGCCAATTGCATAATTTCTTTGAATCGCCAAATCTCGGAGAGGATCATCCGAATAATGGCATTCAGCATCGATTAAGCCTGGCAATTGCCAAGAAAATCGTGGAGCTTCACAATGGTCAAATCTGGTTTGAATCAGCAGCGACACATGGAAATAGGTTTTATTTGCGGTTGCCAGTAGCAAGCTAATGTTTGATATTCCGCTGAAAAAATCGACTTCTACAACGAAATTTAAATCTGAGGAATTGCAGCAATGGAAAAACAGCTATCTGAAGTTGATATTCAAGCGCTTATTCAAGAAAATATCGCTCTAAAGCGAAAGCTTCGATCGAAAGAGCTTTTGCTCGATCAAAAGAATGCTGAGATTCAGCAATATCTTTACACGGTCTCTCATGAATTAAAGACACCGATCAGTTCCATGCGTGGCTACTCCATTCTTCTTCAGGATTTCCACTTAAACGATATGAACCCGGAAATCCTGGCATATCTCCAAAAGATCGCCAACAATTTGGATCAGATGGATCAACTGATCGATAATTTATTGGATTATACCCGCATTGAGGTTACTCAAGAAGAATGCGAGGAGGTCGCGTGTCAGGAATTGATCGATGAGGCGTTGGAGGAGCTGAATTTCCTTCTGCATCAGCGCCACTACGAATTAACCATTGCTTCTAATTTGCCGACCATTTTCTGCAAGCGCAATCTAATGGTTCGGGTGTTCACCAATTTGCTGAGCAATGCTATCAAATATTCAAAGAATAATGAGCTGCCCAGGATTGAAGTTGGCTATATCTCCGATGAGATTTTTCATAAATTTTATGTGAAAGATAATGGCGTCGGAATTTCCCCTGCCGACAAGGAGAAGATCTTCCAGATTTTTGGGCGATTGAACAATAAGAAAGATGCCAAGGGCAACGGACTTGGACTAATTATCTCCAAACGGATCGTCGAAAAACATGGTGGTGAGATCTGGGTCGAGTCGATTCGCGGCAAAGGCAGCACCTTCTTTTTTACAATTCCTAGAAAATCGGCCAATTGATTTTTTAGTGGTTCTCAAATTAGAAAATTTATTATCTGATGTCAATGGTAAAGTTTTCGCTTCACCTCTGATATAGACAGGCGAAGTATAAAAATATCCATTTGATTCTTTATAGCTTGATCAATTTTGCTTTCCCAATCCTTAAGAGCATTGACCTGCTTGCAGAAATTCATTTCACAAAGAAGCTTTAAGCTTACCTAAATTCTACCAATTCTCGGTTCTTAATTTTTTCCTCTATTGAAATGCTAATAAGCTCGGCACTCGCTAGATATCGAGGAACATTTTTAAACCGTTTTTGTTGAATAGAAGCTAATTAAATTTTCTTTTAATAAAGGCTAATGAAGTTCTGTAAAAGGTTGCAATCTATGATTCCTTGCAATCTGCTTACTACCAGATCTATCTCGATTGAAATAAGGATTCAATTGTGCAGAAATCTATGCCGCCCAATGAAAAAAGCAGAGGACAATTCTTTTGATTAGGAATGATTAGATAAGTATGAAGCTTTTTTTCAATATAAATCATATCCGCTGTTTATCAATCCCATCCGTGGGATTATCGATTCTGTTCATTCTATTGTTTTGTTGCTCGATGAAAAAACAACGAATAGCGGTAATTGACACTAATGAAATCTCAATTTTGGCGGAGCGGAAAGCGCTGGATCGTGGAAAGGCGATCTGGTTCAACACAAAACTTGGGGCCAACGGATTTTCTTGCGAATCATGTCATGAAAGCGGAATGGATACCAATGCCGAATTATATCCACGGTACAAACACATTCTCCGAACAGTCGCCACTTTGTCGATGACGCATAATTTCGCCGTAGTAAGAGAAAGTAAAGGGAAGCCATGGGAGCTCGGTGGTGAGGACGCCAATGCGCTAGCGCTTTTTGTCACTTCATTCGCGAATGGCAAACCGATGAGAATGACTGAACCCAAGTCAATCCATAAGCAGTGGATAGCACGAGGAGATTCGATTTTTCATGATGTGAATTTGGGGACAAACCAGAGGAGCTGTGCCGCATGTCACGAGCCGACAAAAAACAAGAGCCGGGAATTTGCCGAAGCTGAAAAGGGACCTTTCTTGCGCGGTATCGCAGCGCGGTATCCACGCTATCGTCATGAACTTGGCCGGGTCGTGACTCTGGAGCAACAGATCAATTACTGCATTGAAACCCGACAATGTGGCGCTCCCCTGGCTTTGGATAGTCAGCAAATTGTGGCGCTATGCTGCTATTTAGCCCATCTGAGCCACGGGAGGAAAATTGCTGTGGCCAAATAACTATTTAATTGGGGTATTCTATGGTGCGTCAAAATGAACAACAATCGAATTTGAAGCGCCGAAGTTTTTTATCCATCATTGTCGGAGTCATTTTATCGCCTTTAATGCCAGCACTGAGTTTTGCTCGTCGATTGTGGCCAGTGCGCAGCGTCGAAAAATCCGTCCCGGAGTTCGATCCAGCGTCATGGCGGCTCACCGTCGCGGGCAAGGTTGATTATCCCATAGAGCTGACATATGACAGTCTCAAACAACTGCCCTCGGTGCAGCAAGTCAACGATTTGGACTGCGTAGAGCAATGGTCGGTAAAAAAAATAACCTGGCGTGGAGTGCAGCTTCGAACGATTATTGAAATGAGCAAGCCCCAACCAGACGCGAGATATTTGATCATATATTGTAGCGGGGGACAATACACAGAAAGCTTAACAATAGAGCAAGCGCTCTCGCCCGATGTAATTTTAGCCTATGAGGCCGATAACAAGCCTCTGGAGCCAAAGCACGGAGCTCCATTAAGATTGGTTGTTCCACGTCTTTGGGCGTATAAAAGCGCCAAATGGGTTGAGCGCATCGAATTTGCTTCTGAACGTCATCTCGGCTATTGGGAACAACGCGGCTACGATCCTGATGCTGGACCAGAGAAATATCATGGCAAGGGCAAAAAGGCTCGGCCGGGAAAGCAACTCTAAACGCAATGAAGTTAGAACTGAATCTCTCGGGCATATAGATAGAGTAACAGCTCAGCCACTTCAAAATCAGCAAAAAATCGCTTGACATTTTCATCAAATAAAACTATATTCAGTCCACAGATTTGACACAAAATGACATGGACATAAATTATCGGGCAGGTTGAATTATGGATATTACAATTCTCGCATCGATTCTCGGAGTTGGTGGTTTGGGCTTGCTATTCGGAGCTGGATTAGCATTTGCTTCAAAGAAATTTGCTGTTTATGTGGATCCAAAAATAGAAGAAATCATCAGCGCATTGCCGGGAGCTAATTGCGGTGGTTGTGGCTATCCTGGATGCAGCGGCTATGCAGAGGCAGTGGTCAAGAGTGGCGCACCAATGACCCTCTGTTCGCCAGGTGGCGATGCAGTGGTTCAGAAGATTGCAGCAATTATGGGTGTGGAAGCAGTTGAGGCCGGTGAGAAAAAGGTGGCAGTGGTGCAATGCCAGGGCTCTCACGAAAATGCTCCCAAACGATACCATTACGCTGGGATTACCAATTGCCATGCCGCTCAAATTTTGATGGGCGGAGATAAAGCCTGCGTTTATGGGTGTCTTGGCTACGGCACTTGTGTGGAATCCTGTCCATTCGGCGCCATGCGCATGGGCGATGATGGACTTCCGATTGTGATCGAGGAGAAATGCACGGGTTGTGGAATGTGCGTGGCCGCCTGCCCAAGAGGGATTATGAAGCTCATCCCTGTCTCTCAGAAGATATTTCTGGGCTGTGTTTCGCAAGATAAAGGAAAAGCGGTGAAGCAGGTCTGTAAGGTTGGCTGCACTGCCTGTACCCTCTGCGCCAACCCCAAGGTCACGCCATCGGGTTCGATTCAAATGAAAGGAAATTTGCCCGAAATAATTAACATCAAGGCCGATGATTTGGCAAACGCGGTTGAGAAATGCCCCAGCCACTGCTTCGTCGTGCGAGGCAAGGCTCAACTTGCAGAGGTATCGGCTGAAATTGAACAAACCGTTTAATTTGAAAGGATTATTTTTATGTTTGAAAAAGTTAAGAAAGCATTAGATAAAATTCGTCCCTCCCTGCAGGCAGACGGTGGGGACGTCAAGTTGGTCAGTGTTGATGGCGATGTGGTGAAAGTGCAATTGACTGGCGCCTGTGGTGGCTGCCCATTTTCCCAGATGACGCTCAAAATGGGCATCGAACGCGCCCTCAAACAGGAGGTTCCTGAGATCAAAGAAGTGATTGCACTTTAATTTCGCTTATTATGAAACAAGACCGAAAACTTGGAGACGAATGGGTAGGATGGGATGGCAATCTCAGCGACACGACGCTTCATGCCGAGACAGGCAAACGGCTGTTTCTGGGACTTGCTATCCTATCCATTCTTCTGGTTACCCTGGTACTTTCTACAATCTGGTATCTTATTTCGCCTCGCGTCTCACAATTTCATCCTGCCATTGCTACAGTAATTAAATATTTGATCCTTGCTTCTTTAATCGGATTAATCCTGGTCTTTTTGCAGACTGTCCTGTCCATTGTTCTCCGGAAGAACCTTTTGGTCCGGATTCACAAAAAATATTTTTCAATCACATTTTTAACCCCGTTAATCTTGGCGCTCGGCACAAAGATCGGCATATCTTACGATCGGATCGGTAATTCATTTATCAAGGTGAGCAATTCGCTGATTATGACTACACCGCAAAAGATCAGCAATAGCAAAATACTCATCCTTTTACCCCGCTGCTTACGTCGTCCCATTCGGGAGCAGATTAATGCAATTGCCCAAAAATATCGCTGCGCCATATTCACTGTTCCTGGGGGCGAACTGGCGAGGAAGATTATTGCCGAGAACAAGCCTTCTGCAATCATTGGCGTCGCCTGCGAGCGCGATCTGCTGAGCGGCATCCGCGATACCCAACATATTCCAGTTATCGGTATCCCAAACGAACGTCCTGAGGGCCCTTGCAAGAATACTACCGTCGATTATAAGAAGATCGAAGATGCATTGCTATTCTTTCTGGAATAGGAATACAGGAATTCAGAGCTGTGGTTGGCCAGATAGCGACAGGTTCACTCATTTGAATAAATATTACGAGAAATTCTATTCGCTTCAAAAAATCACTTGCTTTTTTCAGTTTTTGATCGTATAATGCAAACGTCAATTACGTTGGCTGCGACCGCTCGAGCAATCAGGCTATTTTTGTAACTCATCCGACTTCTTCCGTATTTTCAAAATCGAAAAATGGACTAGCTCGAATTGAACGGAATCTTTTGGTAAACGGCACTACGTAAGCCTTAAACAACTCTCCAACTTTTAGCGATGATCAATAAATAATGTTTCCTGAAGAATGACCCTCTGGCTGTTCTTGACAGAAAAAGGATCAAAAATCAAGACCATTGCTGCACTGCTCCTCTGCTATTCAAGCAACGCTGATTGAACCTCCAACAGTACCTGAGATCATGATTAGAAAATAGGCCAAGTTATTTGGCATTATAACTAGCCATTCGCTTAGGATGTCAATATCATTAGTTTTTTTATATCACCCCAAATTATTCGCTCGAAAGCCGCAACCAAATGCTTCAGCTTATTCATTTTCATTTAAATCCATAAACCACGAGGACCTATTCAAGAGGAGGTAGACCTATGATCCGAAAATTTTTTTATTGGCCATTGCTGCTTGTCCTATTAAATGGGCTTGTCTCTTTGGTCATAGCCCAGAATCCTATCCAAGTAACGCATGAGACCAAAGATTTGCGAGAAATGACGTTTGCCTGGTCACCAGATG includes the following:
- a CDS encoding GAF domain-containing protein yields the protein MNNRQHLCDTHNDLYQKLFELSDTPGSIFDRDGKILALNQALRRLLSKTIADRSLPMQIEDLFHPNQRRRVVQYYQNCDRQKISSSPFILETASNQRRLVKFKIETIDGADLFYGSLKDVTAKERQKKRQHQLAKRIAIINEIVAAVNSNLNQQQLIKIFLNQIARIVHYDLAYVLLCDIDDRELEIHMSKDVSEVESTKGSGHFCYSLNQILVNCQKIEQDPDTIAKFAEALGIVPEKKYRSQALIQLQTDEQLIGVVLLYCDKRNAFTRYHVSVFREISGQIAVAFMKSRLLQRYQQSLTNLSYLARINEFLTSSLELDDVLKQLVESSQQIMQAKICTIHLLNDQKSIQLYTRHADHRNSEMLDCFRPQIQQIITTKRPLVVENLDYHNIQFFKNRLLIQQMNLKSMIILPVVVDGMTIALLSVFLDKVHYFSEHEIELLSMLADQAAIAMKNAALYRQVQDTKNFLESIIHSSTHIIVATDLEGKITFFNRSACRKTGYTSEEALNLPFFDRFIKNGAAIFEGLKQQLFRLNRNQWFECDMFQKDGKYFRIAWSFSALVDHNQHIIGSIGIGRELPAPQIGPKHFGVITSTNEVVKIN
- a CDS encoding GAF domain-containing protein, producing MSELELTKSTQLDALVQVMDAIHRGDDIIAILAMATEQIFRSINCDFVNVLFHNPSAKHFYLHRCLSPQNSAADDLIIIPYHETSITDIVRSHRSVIREDLSQRGNMTPGDLRFIAQDIKSDLSVPIISNNQVQAILHLSSYQAHFFTEQSEYQAEQFAKLIALAFERTDLIERLNRHQSNFLLWKNKFNRLFENISQPVVLVRSDDDLICACNLPFQQVSGYTAEQLNGMRLSSLHPEHGETILSRLDKFSPQVACSELGVLKLVRSDGQQVLTKVRLVAVAGNQRRFVLAIYDPLFNNGPIRRQRNGMLGNESSEGTLLLSSFGKLIMLSEQSLSLDQLIQSALLILKTDVTFDYAQICLFSSDKPTLETYTMISEACRQLSNHADWMIVEAGEFYWYNVAHQPRSAEPSEVIVPKLRSKVAAALERGTRVLGTLLVGSLKPEQYHEEQVEIVNQLAGPIAWLIDNAQSAPENDKQKRIEQAKSKLDSLVSQDDGIEQHLRALAKLSADLLDAKLASIHFIESQFAIPDVILSDAQCCSAAIASFERKCVFPRTLAKSEWYVIETIPNETLDCSDVLTPDYVSYLSIPLKSKGKTIAILTNYSNKLYLDSSDTTLNIAVISSVAGDVLRQLRFDQQIAQRLDHLERAVEWAADTIDNFANDLRAPVSSIQALVTAALEHLEQRDAPQISNYLQLIKTRSRYLQLYIDALAKFADFDLAVPRQSLTSTQELIAEVIQRFQQTIEQRKIKLKIDQELPAIRGDRQLMFQLFSQLIDCTIEQLTDREVRPSIEITYKSGRGEGFFVIRNNGPVIQNGQLHNFFESPNLGEDHPNNGIQHRLSLAIAKKIVELHNGQIWFESAATHGNRFYLRLPVAS
- a CDS encoding ATP-binding protein; translated protein: MEKQLSEVDIQALIQENIALKRKLRSKELLLDQKNAEIQQYLYTVSHELKTPISSMRGYSILLQDFHLNDMNPEILAYLQKIANNLDQMDQLIDNLLDYTRIEVTQEECEEVACQELIDEALEELNFLLHQRHYELTIASNLPTIFCKRNLMVRVFTNLLSNAIKYSKNNELPRIEVGYISDEIFHKFYVKDNGVGISPADKEKIFQIFGRLNNKKDAKGNGLGLIISKRIVEKHGGEIWVESIRGKGSTFFFTIPRKSAN
- a CDS encoding c-type cytochrome translates to MKKQRIAVIDTNEISILAERKALDRGKAIWFNTKLGANGFSCESCHESGMDTNAELYPRYKHILRTVATLSMTHNFAVVRESKGKPWELGGEDANALALFVTSFANGKPMRMTEPKSIHKQWIARGDSIFHDVNLGTNQRSCAACHEPTKNKSREFAEAEKGPFLRGIAARYPRYRHELGRVVTLEQQINYCIETRQCGAPLALDSQQIVALCCYLAHLSHGRKIAVAK
- a CDS encoding molybdopterin-dependent oxidoreductase, encoding MVRQNEQQSNLKRRSFLSIIVGVILSPLMPALSFARRLWPVRSVEKSVPEFDPASWRLTVAGKVDYPIELTYDSLKQLPSVQQVNDLDCVEQWSVKKITWRGVQLRTIIEMSKPQPDARYLIIYCSGGQYTESLTIEQALSPDVILAYEADNKPLEPKHGAPLRLVVPRLWAYKSAKWVERIEFASERHLGYWEQRGYDPDAGPEKYHGKGKKARPGKQL
- a CDS encoding RnfABCDGE type electron transport complex subunit B translates to MDITILASILGVGGLGLLFGAGLAFASKKFAVYVDPKIEEIISALPGANCGGCGYPGCSGYAEAVVKSGAPMTLCSPGGDAVVQKIAAIMGVEAVEAGEKKVAVVQCQGSHENAPKRYHYAGITNCHAAQILMGGDKACVYGCLGYGTCVESCPFGAMRMGDDGLPIVIEEKCTGCGMCVAACPRGIMKLIPVSQKIFLGCVSQDKGKAVKQVCKVGCTACTLCANPKVTPSGSIQMKGNLPEIINIKADDLANAVEKCPSHCFVVRGKAQLAEVSAEIEQTV
- a CDS encoding NifU family protein, with the protein product MFEKVKKALDKIRPSLQADGGDVKLVSVDGDVVKVQLTGACGGCPFSQMTLKMGIERALKQEVPEIKEVIAL
- a CDS encoding DUF116 domain-containing protein, which translates into the protein MKQDRKLGDEWVGWDGNLSDTTLHAETGKRLFLGLAILSILLVTLVLSTIWYLISPRVSQFHPAIATVIKYLILASLIGLILVFLQTVLSIVLRKNLLVRIHKKYFSITFLTPLILALGTKIGISYDRIGNSFIKVSNSLIMTTPQKISNSKILILLPRCLRRPIREQINAIAQKYRCAIFTVPGGELARKIIAENKPSAIIGVACERDLLSGIRDTQHIPVIGIPNERPEGPCKNTTVDYKKIEDALLFFLE